Proteins encoded by one window of Lathyrus oleraceus cultivar Zhongwan6 chromosome 1, CAAS_Psat_ZW6_1.0, whole genome shotgun sequence:
- the LOC127115618 gene encoding uncharacterized protein LOC127115618: MASGGCSTSKKPVKIVIITTRYVETDVNNFKSVVQKLTGKHSSDDRVDDEATEGKKVKRERHNLSGFDVAASESGNDGRNSFFISDSLLNECDLLLREMQPNNHFFFDSLI, from the coding sequence ATGGCGAGTGGTGGTTGCAGCACTAGCAAGAAGCCAGTGAAGATTGTGATTATCACTACACGATATGTGGAAACTGATGTCAATAATTTTAAGTCTGTTGTGCAGAAGCTAACTGGTAAGCATTCTTCTGATGATCGTGTTGATGACGAAGCTACAGAAGGAAAAAAAGTTAAGAGAGAAAGACATAATTTAAGTGGTTTTGATGTAGCTGCTTCTGAAAGTGGTAATGATGGAAGAAACTCTTTTTTTATAAGTGATTCTTTGTTGAATGAGTGTGACTTGTTGCTTAGAGAGATGCAGCCAAACAACCACTTTTTCTTTGACTCattaatttaa